The Arachis duranensis cultivar V14167 chromosome 9, aradu.V14167.gnm2.J7QH, whole genome shotgun sequence genomic sequence cacacgtttgcaattccccagcaatGACGCCAAAAATTTGACGGAGGAAAAATgtcggtaaagattttcacaaaaatattgcattgcaagtatagttctaaaccgacaattaaacctcaatcaaaatttaatttgtttgttgcaatgcaaacccaataaaaataaactgaagtttttaaacctcgggtcatctctcaaagaattgcaggaaagtgtttattattggttatgataaagtatatttttgggttttgtgaTAAGAGACAAGTAAcgtaaataacaaggaaataaaataacaactaagaaaagttCTAACAAGGATAGAGAATTGGAATTCATATCCTTATTaccatcatcaattgtgatggtaattgccttttgctctcacttagttaacctctaacaatgaagGAAAATGAAGTGAGCAAAATCAActtaagttcacaagtcctaatcaaagactagatttagtgaagcctaagccaactagcaattttcaatcaccaatcaataaaagaattttgataactcaagatcctctaattgatcaatccaagttaagaacataaaaatctaatttaaaattcaaccaaacattttatcaaacacttggaaggtacaaaataaaGGTATAGAAAAGTAACAAGGAATATTAAATCTAAACACCCAATGAAAATAATTAACAATGACAACCAAAGAAAACAATAACAATATGAATATATAAATTGCATTAACAAAGATCGAAAGCATCAAGAGTGCATAAACATAAGGATAACAAAGTGAAGGAAATAACAAGTAGAATTGAAGAACAAAGGTGCTAGAACAATAACTTGcaaggaattgtaaataaaaatagaaattaaatctaaatctaagagaaaattcgagtaaaaatcctaaaacctagagacaGGAGAGAGCCTccctctctagaaaactacatctaaacctaactaatgtgaatgaaagtatgaatgattgattcccCCTTTCCAACTCCATTCTGTAGCCTTTAATGAGTAATTTCGGGcctgaaactgggtcaaaagcagcccagaaatcgcccccagcgagtTCTGTTAAGTGCAGCATGTGACgctctgtcacgcgtacgcgtcaacaaTGCATACGCGTTGCTGAACAATTcctagtcacgcgtacgcgtcgcttgccTCTTGCACTGGTCATGCTGATCCTGCGACGCGCACACATGggtgacgcgtacacgtcaccTAACTGCAATGCAACTATGAcaaattgcatatcattttgaagccccgaatgttagctttccaacgcaactgaaatcGCCTCATTCGGacctctataactcaagttatgatcgatttagtacgaagaggtcaggattgaaagcttatcaattccttcaatttcttgtgttccttccacttttgcatacttcatttccatcctctaagccatttctaccctataaactctgaaaacacttaacaaacatatcacggcatcgaatggtaataagagaggattaaaattagcaaatttaaggacaaagaagtatgtttttaatcatagcacaaaattaggaaggaaaatgtaaaacatgcaaattctatgaataagtgtgagaataatggataaaatccactcaattcagtacaaaataaaccataaaatagcggtttatcaatcATCACAAGCAAAAAAGGGTAAGTAATTTTCCCTTGCTTGTATTTGTTTTGGCCGAATGGCCTTGTGTGTGTAATAGAGAATGTTGGTTCTTGTTGCGATTAGGATTCGGTTGCAAAGAGGTAGCAGAGGCAAGCTTTGTGTGTTTGATCAACAAACAAAGTAAGGGATAGGATAGATAGAATGTTACTTGGTTGTTGTACTTGCTTGTATGGATTACtggtttattatatatatgattgaTGAAGCACCCATATAGAAAGAAATCTGTTTGTGATAGtgcaaaaaaatatatgttcaATTGTATATATGTACTTGAAGAATTGTGaatgattgaatttgaatttacgGGACTGTGTTGAAATTAGTAACAACTTTAGATAACCAAAGAAAAGCTAAAAGTGTGATTTTAGGGGAGTTATAGTCTAGGGTGTGAAATTTGGCATGTGAGGTTGTTTGAATTGCATTGTGCAAAATTTATGCAATTTCTGCATAATTGGCAGCAAAATGAATGAATTTATGGGAGCAGTCCTGACCAAAATTTtgtatgaaataatttttttatgaaactttaatgtatttttaatgactcataatttcaaaattaattgataagtggattggGAGAAATGAAATTTTGAAGATTAATGGTTTCTGCAAAAAATTCTGTCCTCTTATTGCAGAAGCACCAACTTCCAACCCACTTAACTTTTAATTATGATAAGGAATTAAGTTGAAACTAGTGGCAATTTGAAGTTTAATATATCTATAATCTccagtttaaattttagatagaTACCACATTTATCCAATTAAATATGATGCAGGGAAGGTGGCTAACTCCCTAAATTCTGAAAaccattttcaaaaaaatagggTAACATTTCCGATTGAATAACTTTCTCATACAGCATGATATTGAtccataatttattttgtttgaaatcTAAATGAGTCTCATTTGATGTCACCAATTTTGAAAGGCAATAGgtaaaaattggatttttaatgaatttatcAAGTTTACCGCTCCCAGCTATTTTTCTGCAATGATAGTagaattttgaaagatttgtaCAAGTTTCAATTATGGTCGGATTGCCCCAGAaccaagttttattttttaaaccagTAATTTTACAATAACTAAGAGAATTAAAGAGAGTCTAATGACCAATTAAGGATGTCTATGTGATAAATTGTTAAGGAGGGATTGAAAGTACTAAGATTAAAGAAATCCGTAAAGGTAGCGCTAGTACCATTTTAAGGAAGATTATGcccaattttctttttgtaagaATACATGAATTTCGTTAAATGAAAAAGTGTAGACTATCCCTAAAAGAATTAATGTTAAATGGTAATGTGGAGGATGTGTAATCAAATGGTGATGCGGAGGTACGTTTAATAATGTGGTGATACGGAGGTGTGTGTATGCAATTGGTGATGTGGAGGTATaacgaaaagaaagaaaacagtaACCATAAATGGATAATGATTCATAAGAACTGTTTGTTTGAATAGGCCTTTGTGCCAAAATACTAATGCGAAAGTGCCTTCCTGACTGATAGCTTAACATTGCTAATGCGGGAATGTTCGCCTAACTGATAGCCTGTTTCTTACCGTGATGCCAAGATATCCTAACTGACATGGGTTCGCCCAAGATGATAATTATGCCTGACTGACACGGTAAAAATACCATATTCGGGGTTTGCCTCAAGTAACATCGGGTTACGGGTAGACAACCgacgcatgagctcatggcctgcactaggtacaggcatgcatcataaaTTGTTTGTGCATTTGATTGTGATTGTTTACTGTTCATTCTTTCTGCTATGTGCTATCtgcttcttgttaattttctattcTCTAATTCTTGTTTGTGTTCTAAAGTTGTATAATTATAATTTCCCCAAAGTTTAGATTAAGATAGTAAAACTAGAAATAATTGCCATAAAGAATAGCATAAGGAGCCGCAAAACCCCAACAAAAGATGCCAAGATAGAGTTATGTCAGAACCGCGATACGGAAGTAGGCAAGAGACTTAGCAAGCAAGTTATTACGATAGAGTCAGAACTCTAGGGTTCACGAGAGAGATGTGTTTTCACGGTGTCGCCTTACTGGAACCATATAGGTTCTCACCccttcctttttccttttcccCCAAAGGGAGGATTTCGACTTGATTGCTGAAATTGGAGTTATATTTAGAAAGGAGCATGTATTTTCGGACCCTACAGAAGATACTCGAGACTAGTTCTGAGATAATGCCTACAGACTTGTGTCCCAATGGTGAGAAGAATGTGGGATAAATGGTCTTTATTCCTTAGACTTTGCTTTCCCTCACTTGTGTAGCATTTTTTAGGGGTAGGActtgatatttttcttttctttttttatcctgGATACTAGTTAGGGATTTTCTATATAAATcagatattttgaaaagttgTCAATTGTATATAAGTTTATAGGTATATCTATATATAGCTAAACATGCCAAGTTTATATAAACTAACTTAAGACGTATATATGTATGAaagttttttttgtaattttgttgCCATTTGATTTTGCTATTAGTTTGgtagttattttatttgtatatctTTGATGATGTTTATGATTTTGCTAATATGTTTGTTAAGAAaaacatatgataaaaataagctAACATATGTGATCCCGTTAGTACGAAAGGCTCATATGTAGTAAATATTATCAAGTCTAGAGTTTTATAGGATTATTGGAAAGTGACACCTGATGACTGACAGTGATTTGGACCTGCCAGAAATTGGGTCATTACATAGATAAATCCAAATATTGCACCTTCCACCAGAAGCATGAGAACACTACTGACAAGTATGTAATAACCAAAGACCTGTTAGAGCGATTAGCTCGGAAGGTCACCTAGACAAATACATCAGTGGGCACATACAAAATCGCGCCACATCCTCTGCCGACCACACCTCGGCAGGACACTACTCCTGAGATAAAGAGAAGAcgactcatcatcatcatgaccAGCCACAAGAAGTTATTAACTGTATTTCAGGAAGCTTCGCATGTGGAGGAGCAACCAGCTCAGCACGGAAACGTATATACCGAGCTATGCTCTCGGTAGAAGGCAATCCAAGTGCAACTCAAACTACTCCACACCTTCCACAAATGACGTTTCGAGAGTCTAATTTTCATACAAACACAACAAATTTGGATGATCCAATTGTGATTTTCATCCCGTTAGGAGACCTTTTGGTTCATAAAGTGTTACAAGACCCTGCAGTACAGATGTTTTATTCTATTCAATATTCCAAAAAATGAAACTAAGCAATAACTTACTCCAACCTTCCACTAGAGACCTGGTCGGATTTTTAGGTGAGCGTGTTCCGGTATTAGGATCTGTGTGGTTACAAACCACATTGGGTAATCATCCTTTATCTAAAACTGCGGATGTGCAATACTTAATTAGTTGTTGACTGCTTTAGtccttataatttaatattcgGCCGaccttttttaaataagtttggCGCTATTATCTCTACCATTTCTCTCTGTGTTAAGTTTTCTGTGCATGATGATCTTACCACAACTATTCACAGTGATCATCGTGAAACTCGGCAGTGTTACAACATCAGTCTCAAACTGCCAAATCGaggaagaaaaattaattaaaaattaatctttttgaaataattaaatcttgattctatttattaatcacaaaattagtattctctccaaattatatgtaataaatatttgaaagaagaaaaataaaaatataaattaaaagataagtaataaaagttgaaaactaaataaaaaaatttgaaaatatgtacataataataataataacaataatatatttttttacatgaATAATACTAtggaattattttttaattatatttaattataaatttaatgtattctttataattttataaatttatttgaattgtattattttattattttattttttgtagatcaaaaaaatagagagagatagagaataAGTGAGNNNNNNNNNNNNNNNNNNNNNNNNNNNNNNNNNNNNNNNNNNNNNNNNNNNNNNNNNNNNNNNNNNNNNNNNNNNNNNNNNNNNNNNNNNNNNNNNNNNNNNNNNNNNNNNNNNNNNNNNNNNNNNNNNNNNNNNNNNNNNNNNNNNNNNNNNNNNNNNNNNNNNNNNNNNNNNNNNNNNNNNNNNNNNNNNNNNNNNNNNNNNNNNNNNNNNNNNNNNNNNNNNNNNNNNNNNNNNNNNNNNNNNNNNNNNNNNNNNNNNNNNNNNNNNNNNNNNNNNNNNNNNNNNNNNNNNNNNNNgaggaggaggaggaggaggaggaggagagaacgtaactctttaattttgaagaaaagaattaatttcaattctaataCCAAAGTGATATGTGGcacaattttacttttctttaattttgaagaaaaaaattaatttcaattttaataccAAAGTAATATGTgacatattttaattgtaaaattaataatgtataatagttaataaatttttgtatcaaagtcaaattgaaattaaagaagtatTATTCTCTAATTTGACATACAAAAatgtttgaaaataaatttactgaaaacaactaaaacttaTCCTCTTTATTGttctttaatatatataaaaggtTCAAATAGAGTTCACCCAAATGACCCAGCCAATAATTATTTAggtgtataatttatttaaaaataaacaaagttacatgaccaacaaaatttattattttggtcCACACTCGatcaataaaagtatttttcttaCTAAATTCTAAAACTTAATACccaaaatattaacaaatattaataaaaaagtatttgcCTTCTAATATCTGTCTTTtagaaataacataaaataattagagTTTTGGTTTAACCTCTATGATATTGTTGTATTTCTAGCTATGGTGCATGTGGCAATGATTTTCGGCATATGGGGCATGTGGAGTGTAACATGAGCCATGGATCAACACAAGCTTGGTGAAAGACATGGCCACAACCAGGAAGAACCCTCAACATCTCAATCTCTTTGTAATCCCCTAAGCATATGATGCATCCACCTCCAACACTACTTTTCTTCATTACTTCATCAGAATATGACATCTTAGGGGAATTCTCGTAACCCGTGTCGATGTGACCGTCTACGTGGCCGTGGCAGTGACCGTGCTCTAAGGACTCAGCCACTGACACGGACACGTAAGGTGATGGAACATCGACCGGTGTGTGGAGTATGGTGGGAGTTCTTGGAGGCCTGAAAAAGCAAGAATGTAAGAAATTTATGGTCTTAAACAAGAATATCAAGCCAAATATGAATGCCATGGCATGAGTGAAACGAAAAGCACTGTCGTTGGAGTTATTAATTATCATCGTTAAAACAAAGTTTTCGTTATCGGAGTCGGAGTTGGAAGTGGAATCGGACATCTTCAATGGAGAAATTGTTGTAGTGGGATTGGAAGAGGGTTAATGGGGTGGGTGTGTTTGTGTGTGATCGATAATAAGGGATTAATTTAacaatttaatttctataagGTATTTTGTGTGTTGGTTCGTCAATGTCCTTTTTATATTCGATCATTGCATTAATTAAATACCATTATAATTCTCCTATTGTAGGAAAAAGAAACggaacaaagataaaaaaaaaacgcaTCGAtggtatattttaatttttttcaaatttttttaagatttttttttcaaggtttggttgaatttttttattaattctttatttttgtcttatgctaatttttttttaaaggtcaaactttaaatatttttgttgtaaaattttgatactatatcataaaattacttttctcTAAAAACTTAAGTTGATAAGAGAAAACATATAAATGTTTATATCTCTGACAATTTTATTGTTCATtataagtttaaaataaaaaatactatgtgAACACACAAAAAATAgtcattattatatatttatgtataaatatatatatataaaatataagatttaatattttctaatataattaaataatagagataaaataacaaataattaaaattaaatgaaaactttaaatttaggagaatttgaaaatgagaGTTTTAGTCTTTTAGAGGAGTTGTAAAAGACTAACAAATATCTCTAAAATTCTTCTCTGATCTTCCAAATAGTAAAACTCATGAACGGTTTTATCCTCTCAAATATTATtgaatttctcaaataatatTGAATTTATAAATTCTAAGTGAgtcttattattttaacttaagaataattaaattttttaatttattattttaaattattaattttctcaTTTTAGAGGagtttaatcaaattaataacatattaaaagaatgaaaacttttttaatttttactcttCTAACGAGTGTATCACTCTgcaaaattctttattttaatttgttggttTGAATTGTCTTTTAGTTTTATTGTTTTGAGGAGCTTCTATTTGAATAATATGTAGCTAGGATACAATTAAGCGGATAACACAGGAGAGATCGACAATGACTTTAAGCAAACCTATGTACAATGACAATCATCTATTCAATTGTTTTCTCAACTATGTATGTATATTGGAGAAGTTGAagagatataaatatataaattatttgaacAGCCaagtaatgaaataaaaaattaaattaattaattaaaatttgatattttcaatACTTTTGTGATGCATGCATTTGTTGAACAAATTATCTTGCAAATTATTGGATATTAATTAGAACGTAAAATAATCGCATAAgtattgaataattattttgcaACAGCTAAGCATGCAATTATTCCCCGTGCATTTAAAgttactatatatttatataaaaatatatttataatttaatttattttaatatatattttatactaataattaattttaatatatatttaataacatATATAGCTAGTTGACCACCGAATCATGAGAGGTCAATGATTTTTAAATGAATACATACGTGTACTTGCCTTTTTATATAGTTAACAACTTTTTTAAGGTTTTACCTGCATAGTTTAAGGAGTAAACTCTAAAttctattttcaacaaaaaaaaaatgcatataatataaataaaataatctcttaaaaataacaacttcgtgtttctttctttctattttttttatgggAGAATTTATCCTtcactattaaaaattaatatttaaaaattaatatattaattcttTACAATAATACATGTAGAAAATGATCaatgattattattttaaacCTACCTTgacatttatatatatgttttgtcAAAGACAAAATTAGATGAAGAGACATGTTTCCACTTAATACattgatctttaaaaatgtgTTGATGGCTTCCTAAGGGATTTGTCCACTTGTTTTAAAGTAACAATACATGTCTCCCACTAGATAGAGATTAGATAGAGACACAATGTCTGTTTCTTAATTATGTTGTTGGAACCATTATCTCTCTACTTGAAAACATAAAGTTCATTAATGAATCAAGTATAGAAAGTTTTTCCAATGAAAATTCCTCTATTCCCTCTCCATAATGGAAAAAATTCTAAAGAGAGAGATCCTTAAGAACTGTGGGTAATGATAGTTTTCTAGCTAATGGACCCATCACTTATTTGTCTTTAGCATGCATGTAGCAACTAATGTAGACAAATAACAACTTGATCAAAGTGTTGCCAAAGTATATATGTCCCAAGCATATAAGAATcggaattaaattaaatttaatatgacAGTGTAATGTGTATCGTACTTTTTAAGTAATCAAGattcacttttaattttattctagcTACTATTTTATAGCtgtctttttaaaattgtatcttttctttttatgtatgtgatttttttcttacaatttcataaaatatatttacttctcatatataaataacattattcttctgataattttttaaattttatattttgtattaaaaattttagttaaaatagCATATCatgacaattttttaaatttcatattttatactAAAGACTTTAGTTGAAGTGGCAGATCATGATCAGATCATGACAATTTTTTAAACTTCAAATTTTGTACTGAAAACTTTAGTTGAAGTATCAGATCATGATAATTTTTCAAACTTCATATTTTGTACCAAAGACTTTAGCAGAAGCAACAGATCATGACAATTTTTTAAACTCCATATTTTATATTGAAGACTTTAGTTGAAGTGGCAGATCATGATCAGATCATGATAATTTTTCAAACTCCATATTTTGTACTAAAGATTTTAGTTAAAGTGGCAGATCATGACAACTTTTTAAACTCTATAAGTTTAGTTGAAATATTAGATTTTGACAGTTTTTCAAACTCCATATTTTGTACTGAAGTCTTTAGTTGAAGATCATGACAACTTTTTAAATTctatattttgtattgaattgaaagaTTTAGTTGAAGTAACAGATCACGACAATTTTCTAAACTCCATATTTTATACTGAAAGCTTTAGTTGAAGTGGCAGATCATGACAACTTTTCAATTTAGTTGAAATGACACATCATGacaatttttcaatttagttaAAGCGGCAGATGATGACAACTTTTCAATTTAGTTGAAGTGATAGATCATGGTGCCTCACTGCTTCGTAGTATACGACATTTGAATTCGAGTTTAGTCTAGTCAATGCAGTGTGTGTGAGTTTAAGTGTATATCCAAAAAAGACTTCACATTTTGGAATTGACAATCATAAagtaagaaattaattttagaagCTAAACTGAACTGAACAATCTTATAAGTTAATTACAATAATTATTTCTTGCACAAATTCAACCAAAAGTTTAAAGTCTAACATAGATTAATGTCTTTATGTATCAAAATATTCTTGAGCCTTCAAGGTAGCATGTTGTCACCATTTTATCACTCCTTTAAATAAGAAAGACCGaaacaaaaattagaaacaagatataacactaattataatttttttcattaacttttatccaaaatatttagaaaaattttgacagaacctcccctaaaacttggatattTCCACCGTCTATGGTTCCaacaaaaaaattctattttttgaaacaaaataaaattattttaaaaaatatatatacataaatttttttattcttaaagtgtttaacattttgaaaaaaatgttataaaatatacttatattttgtgacaaacaattaacttgttataaataatattgaattttgtgacaaattaattttttgttacaaaacaattggaatttttgaaacaaaaagattttttattacaaaatatttagaatttttataattttttttgttacaaaatattataatattttgtaacaaaacaccatttcgttacaaaaactaatgtaatttgtaataaaaaaaagtaggttgttacaaaatattatcatgttttgtaacaacttgtaatgttgttacaaaacattattcttttgtaacaattaccaattattattacaaaaaattatttatttgtaacaattttaaatttgatacaaaatttttattacaaatgttttattttcttatagTTGTACTGAAATGGAGGCTTTAGTTGAAGTAACAAATCatgataatttttcaaatttcatattttatactAAAGACTTTAGTTGAAGTGGAAATCATGACAGCGGCTGATCATGACAACTTTTTAAACTTCATATTTTGTACTGAAGGCTTTAGTTGAAGCGACAGATCATGACAACTTTTCAAACTccatattttatactaaaagcTTTAATTGAAGTAGCAGATCATGagaatttttcaaatttcatattttgtaCCGAAGGTTTTAGTTGAAATAGCAGATTATGACAACTTTTTAAACTCTATTTTTTGTACTGAACTGAAGACTTTAGTTGAAGTAACAGATCATGACAATTTTTCAAACTCCATATTTTATACTGAAAACTTTAGTTGAAGTAGCAGATCatgacaattttttaaatttcatattttgtaCTAAAGACTTTAGTTGATGCGACAGATCATGCCAACTTTTTAAACTTCATATTTTGTACTAAAGGCTTTAATTGAAGCGGTAGATCATGAcaactttttaatttagttgAAGTGACAGATCATGGTACTACAATGCCTCGTAGTATGCTgcatttgaattgaatttagtCTAGTCAATGCGGTGTGTGAGTTTAAGTACATATCCAAAAAAAAACTTCATATTTTAGAATTGGCAatcataaaataagaaattaacttTAGAAATTGAACATCATAGTCTTAAaagttaattataataattatctcACTTATAAGATAGACTATaactatattaataatattttaagaattattaaaCCGTCTTACTAACTATTAAAGTATACTTTCTCACTTTAAGTAATCACGATTCACTTTTCATTTTATTCTAACTACTATTCTATAGCTGCCTTTTTAAAAttgtatcttttcttttatGTGTGATTCTCTCTTTACAATTTCATAAAACATATTTACTTCTCATATATAAATAACAATATTCttctgataattttttaaacttcATATTTTGTATTGAAAACTTTAGTTGAAGCGACAGATCATGATAACTTTTTAAACtccataatttatattaaaattttaaattttgtactGAAGACTTTAGTTAAAGTAGCAGATCATGACAACTTTCTAAACTTTATATTTTGTACTGAAGCTTTTAGTTGAAGCAGGAGATCATCACAACTTTTCAAACTCCATATTTTGTATTAAAAGCTTTAGTTGAAGTAGCAGATCATGACAACTTTTCAAACTCCATATTTTATACTAAAGACTTTAGTTGAAGCggcaaattatga encodes the following:
- the LOC107466495 gene encoding RING-H2 finger protein ATL73-like, encoding MIINNSNDSAFRFTHAMAFIFGLIFLFKTINFLHSCFFRPPRTPTILHTPVDVPSPYVSVSVAESLEHGHCHGHVDGHIDTGYENSPKMSYSDEVMKKSSVGGGCIICLGDYKEIEMLRVLPGCGHVFHQACVDPWLMLHSTCPICRKSLPHAP